The sequence below is a genomic window from Thalassobaculum sp. OXR-137.
ATCGACGATATCCTCCATGTCTCCCGGTCCCAGGGCGCGGCGGAGACGGTGGTCTTGGAGCCGACGTCCCTGCCCCGGCTCATCGACGAGGCCATGGCAGATTTCCGGATCGAGTCCGACATCAAGGGGATCGACCTGAAGATCGCGGATGGCGGGGTACCGAGCGTCATGGTCGAAACCGACGGGCCGCGCCTCCGCCGCTGCCTGACGAACATCCTGTCCAACGCGGTGGCATTCACCGAGGCCGGCCATGTCACGCTCGCCGTCTCGATCACCGACGGCGAGCAGGGCGAGAGGCTCAGGGTCATGATCGCCGACTCCGGCGTCGGCATGGACGAGCAGCACCTGAAGCTGATCTTCGAACCGTTCCAGCGCCTCGGCACCCCGTCCAACCCCGGCGCCGGACTTGGCCTGGCCATCGTGCGCTCCAGCGTCGAGGCACTGCAGGGAAGCATCGACATCGCCTCGACGCCGGGCACCGGTACCACCGTGACCCTCGACTTTCCGACCAGAACCCTCGGCTCGGTGGAACCGGCAGCGCTCCCGGCCGACACGCCCCTCGACTACGCCCCGACCACGGCGGCAAAGACGCCGCGGGTGCTGGTGGTCGATGATATCGAGATCAACACCGACATCGCCCGCGCTCTCCTGGAGCAGATCGGCTGCAGCACGGCCGCCGCCTCGAACGGGGAAGAAGCGGTGGAGGCCGTCCGATCCGGCGATTTCGACGCCGTGCTCATGGATATCGAAATGCCGGTCCTCGACGGGCTGGCGGCCACCCGGGCCATCCGCGGCCTCGAGACGGAGATGTCGATCCGGGCGGTTCCGATCATCGCGCTCACCGCCTATGTGTCGCGTGACGACATGAGCGCCTGTCTGGACGCCGGGATGAACGGGTATCTGGCGAAGCCGGTCGACAAGAAGGCGCTGTACGATGCGCTGGCGCAGGTCGGCGTCTTGCGCGCTGCCCCGGAAGATCGCCCGCCCGTTGCTCCCGCCGATCCGGCCGGCGGCGGCGAGCCAGCCTTCAGCCAGGAACGCTACGAGGCCCTGACAAGGTTGATTCCGGCGGAAACCCTGAAGATGGTGTTGGAGCAGGCATCCACGGAAATCACGGCACTTGGAAACACCATCGTGTCGCCCACGTCGTCCCAGGACGACAAGCGCCAGGCCCTGCACAAGCTCGTCTCCATTGCCGGCAACATCGGCTTCCTGCGGCTCAGCGCCCGCAGCCGCGAGTATCAGGAGGCAATCCGTAGCGGCGGACGCTTCGTAGAGGAGAATGCCCGCACGATCGCCGCGGACGCCGAAGAGGCTGTCCTGAAGATCGCGACACTCCTGTCGACACCGCCACGTCCCACCTGAGTTCTTATGTCTACCGAACGATGGATCCTGCTGCTCGAAGACGACATGATTCAGACCATGCTGTTCCGGGCGGCGGTGGACGGCGTGCTCGGGACAGTACTGAACTTCACCGACCTTTCAGAAGCCCTTGCGCAGAT
It includes:
- a CDS encoding response regulator, with amino-acid sequence MEIALPLINNIGLLALAALAYTATPGLNDGINPLARSTILGLALGAASALVMLIPIQFAPGVIFDTRASPVLLSGLLGGPVAALVAAIPPMILRAWIGGIGAPTGVIAMVVYALCSVVGWAIMQRWSIRHSLPLLLAYATIASIVCLPTIFLLPDKTLAWRIFTTVGPILVAANVAGVGIFGLLISVEIRRREIVASLRESETAARDALAVGNRFIAMMSHEVRTPLNAILGYAQLMAHQPRDREQKEQIDRVTAAARTLLRIIDDILHVSRSQGAAETVVLEPTSLPRLIDEAMADFRIESDIKGIDLKIADGGVPSVMVETDGPRLRRCLTNILSNAVAFTEAGHVTLAVSITDGEQGERLRVMIADSGVGMDEQHLKLIFEPFQRLGTPSNPGAGLGLAIVRSSVEALQGSIDIASTPGTGTTVTLDFPTRTLGSVEPAALPADTPLDYAPTTAAKTPRVLVVDDIEINTDIARALLEQIGCSTAAASNGEEAVEAVRSGDFDAVLMDIEMPVLDGLAATRAIRGLETEMSIRAVPIIALTAYVSRDDMSACLDAGMNGYLAKPVDKKALYDALAQVGVLRAAPEDRPPVAPADPAGGGEPAFSQERYEALTRLIPAETLKMVLEQASTEITALGNTIVSPTSSQDDKRQALHKLVSIAGNIGFLRLSARSREYQEAIRSGGRFVEENARTIAADAEEAVLKIATLLSTPPRPT